Proteins encoded in a region of the Gammaproteobacteria bacterium genome:
- a CDS encoding TlpA family protein disulfide reductase, whose translation MDFYRHLIFSLSLVLMGQQAQAATGQLKEYWGDLTSPEIELPDLQGRQHSLTDYRGNVVLIQFWATYCTSCRTEMPTMNRLIKKMRGKPFKIVTVNMAESPGQVRQFLQEVPVDFPVLMDSDGSTLSRWKVFAAPANFILDKRGKIIFTLYGEIEWDSDEMVSRLNALSEE comes from the coding sequence ATGGATTTTTACCGTCACCTGATATTTAGCCTGTCGCTGGTTTTAATGGGCCAGCAGGCACAGGCTGCCACAGGTCAGTTAAAAGAATACTGGGGTGACTTGACGTCACCCGAGATCGAATTACCCGATTTGCAGGGTCGGCAGCATTCATTGACCGACTATCGCGGTAACGTCGTGCTAATACAGTTCTGGGCTACCTATTGCACGTCTTGTCGTACCGAAATGCCGACCATGAATCGGCTGATTAAAAAGATGCGAGGCAAGCCATTCAAAATCGTCACCGTCAACATGGCCGAATCACCTGGGCAGGTGCGGCAGTTTTTACAGGAAGTGCCGGTGGACTTTCCAGTGCTAATGGATAGCGATGGCAGCACCCTGAGCCGATGGAAGGTTTTTGCCGCTCCGGCAAATTTTATTCTCGACAAGCGGGGTAAAATCATCTTCACGCTGTACGGTGAAATCGAATGGGATTCGGATGAAATGGTCAGCCGGTTAAACGCGCTGAGCGAAGAATAA
- a CDS encoding c-type cytochrome, translated as MYRALAYLLTAGLAIFTAPGAAEDFSDLVKRCEICHGQDGNSVLPIFPSISGFSYEGFLYTMEEYRENARIAIEFQRPGEPETVMRNIAQQLSGADLKGLANYFSKRKYIPRSQAFNPELASRGAILHENHCERCHLQNGTQPVDDAPILAGQWTPYLRLQFNNIQSGKRLVSRRMSNQLKKLDQADIEALLNFYASAS; from the coding sequence ATGTACCGTGCTCTCGCTTATCTACTAACAGCCGGCCTTGCGATATTTACCGCTCCCGGGGCTGCCGAAGATTTTAGCGACCTGGTCAAACGTTGCGAGATCTGCCATGGGCAGGATGGTAACAGCGTGTTACCGATTTTTCCGAGTATCTCCGGTTTTTCCTACGAGGGATTTCTCTATACCATGGAAGAGTATCGTGAAAACGCGCGTATCGCGATTGAATTTCAGCGGCCCGGCGAGCCCGAGACCGTCATGAGGAATATCGCGCAGCAATTGAGCGGCGCGGATCTCAAGGGGCTGGCGAATTATTTTTCCAAGCGCAAATATATCCCAAGAAGTCAGGCGTTTAATCCGGAACTTGCCAGTCGCGGCGCAATTCTACACGAGAACCATTGCGAACGATGTCACCTGCAAAACGGCACCCAACCGGTAGATGACGCGCCCATCCTCGCCGGACAGTGGACGCCCTACCTGAGGTTGCAGTTCAACAATATTCAGAGCGGCAAACGCCTCGTGTCACGGCGCATGTCAAACCAGTTAAAAAAACTGGATCAGGCGGACATCGAGGCGCTGCTGAATTTCTATGCCTCGGCTAGTTAA
- a CDS encoding c-type cytochrome — protein sequence MNHHLRNWLLGLGASLALLMGSAFAEEQPSTERLKEGWTVFNRTCTVCHWPGVGGAPRIGDKNAWKDRIDSGRTVLYRHAINGWTGASGKRMPARGGNWNLTDDQVRAAVDYIIHNSR from the coding sequence ATGAACCATCATTTACGCAACTGGTTACTAGGGCTCGGCGCCAGCCTGGCGCTATTAATGGGATCGGCATTTGCCGAGGAGCAACCCTCAACCGAGCGCTTGAAAGAAGGCTGGACCGTATTTAATCGCACCTGCACGGTCTGCCACTGGCCGGGCGTAGGTGGCGCACCTCGGATCGGCGATAAAAATGCCTGGAAAGACCGTATCGATAGCGGCAGGACGGTTTTGTATCGTCACGCGATCAATGGCTGGACCGGCGCTTCCGGTAAACGAATGCCGGCGCGTGGCGGTAACTGGAATCTCACCGACGACCAGGTCAGGGCCGCGGTCGACTATATCATCCACAATTCACGGTGA
- a CDS encoding cytochrome c: protein MHIKQIASWLLAFTFITCSQLAYADEVSSIVRGGKLYDKWYAVIGAAKPDGTHPAWPASNTKKKGATTHRCKSCHGWDLMGKDGAYASGSYKTGIGGLTQLQGAANAKVIAALKDSTHGFAGKMSQQDFDDLANFLTKGQFDIDAVIDRKSRMAKNGDRAKGESIYNTVCANCHAESGTEPEGMPPLGALSNKNPWETIQKIMNGQPDSEMPAMHAFGLQVGVDILSYVQTLPKE from the coding sequence ATGCATATCAAACAAATCGCCAGCTGGCTTCTTGCTTTTACATTTATAACCTGTTCACAACTTGCCTATGCCGATGAAGTTTCGTCGATTGTACGCGGTGGAAAGTTATACGATAAATGGTACGCGGTTATCGGTGCCGCCAAGCCTGATGGCACGCATCCGGCCTGGCCTGCATCCAACACTAAAAAGAAGGGCGCCACGACCCATCGCTGCAAATCCTGTCACGGCTGGGATTTAATGGGCAAGGATGGTGCCTATGCATCGGGTTCGTACAAAACCGGCATCGGTGGACTCACGCAACTGCAGGGTGCCGCAAACGCCAAAGTGATTGCGGCGTTGAAAGACTCGACTCACGGATTTGCCGGCAAGATGAGTCAGCAGGATTTCGACGATCTGGCCAATTTCCTGACCAAGGGGCAATTCGATATCGACGCGGTAATCGATCGTAAATCGAGAATGGCCAAAAATGGTGACCGCGCCAAGGGTGAGTCTATTTACAATACTGTCTGCGCTAACTGCCATGCAGAATCTGGCACGGAACCGGAGGGAATGCCTCCGCTCGGCGCACTTTCGAACAAAAATCCCTGGGAGACGATCCAGAAGATCATGAATGGCCAGCCGGATTCCGAGATGCCGGCGATGCATGCGTTTGGTCTTCAGGTCGGAGTTGATATTCTGTCTTACGTGCAAACCCTGCCGAAGGAATAA
- a CDS encoding rhodanese-like domain-containing protein encodes MKKLVMLVMLGLFYGSRLAAAELPGPLITGEWLVDNIDEVLVLDVRKDIESFADGHIPGAILVNVKEIRIEREINDKNMTRMRPDPAGFEKFMRAHGVNNDSTVVLTHLGKTSGQVTGAARLYWQMKYFGFDRVALLDGGNPGWVASLEELVTEVAVVTPGNYVVGDEKPDVVATMEQVRAALQDDAVTLIDTRELRYHVGLEKKDYVYAPGHIPGSRNMPYKFLNPMKGGNRYFDRESYLNLLDSLRIDTGDSLILYCNSGYEASSAWFVLREIVGKQDVKLYDGSLHQWTQYKTNPMTTRLAD; translated from the coding sequence ATGAAGAAATTAGTGATGCTGGTAATGCTTGGCCTTTTTTATGGGTCACGATTGGCCGCGGCCGAACTACCCGGGCCGCTGATCACAGGCGAATGGCTGGTCGATAATATCGACGAGGTTTTGGTCCTCGATGTGCGCAAGGATATTGAGAGCTTCGCTGACGGGCATATCCCGGGCGCGATACTCGTCAACGTGAAGGAGATCCGCATCGAGCGTGAGATCAATGACAAGAACATGACGCGGATGCGGCCAGATCCCGCCGGCTTCGAAAAATTCATGCGCGCGCACGGGGTTAATAATGACAGCACGGTGGTTTTAACGCATCTCGGCAAAACCTCCGGGCAGGTCACCGGTGCCGCGCGCCTGTATTGGCAGATGAAATATTTTGGTTTCGACCGGGTAGCGTTGCTCGATGGCGGCAATCCGGGCTGGGTCGCCTCGCTCGAAGAGCTGGTTACCGAAGTAGCCGTGGTAACGCCCGGTAATTACGTGGTTGGCGATGAAAAGCCGGACGTGGTGGCGACCATGGAGCAGGTTCGGGCAGCGCTGCAGGATGATGCGGTGACGCTGATCGATACGCGTGAGCTACGCTATCATGTCGGTCTCGAAAAGAAGGATTACGTATACGCCCCCGGGCATATTCCAGGCTCACGCAATATGCCGTATAAGTTTCTGAATCCGATGAAAGGTGGCAATCGTTACTTCGACCGCGAATCTTACCTAAATCTGCTCGATTCGCTACGCATCGATACTGGCGATAGCCTGATCCTGTACTGCAACAGCGGATATGAAGCTTCATCAGCCTGGTTCGTGTTGCGCGAAATAGTCGGCAAGCAGGACGTCAAGTTGTACGACGGTTCGCTGCACCAGTGGACGCAGTACAAAACCAACCCGATGACCACCCGCCTGGCCGACTAA
- a CDS encoding NAD(P)/FAD-dependent oxidoreductase, protein MKINTNLERRRFLQASGVALAATTVSTNVATGADKNEIQQAPALNSLLRKATLPRARGQRVVVVGGGWSGLTMAKYLRRFNPGFDVLLIDRQSAFVSFPISNSWLADQVDLDFLSHSFFDAANNHDYHFMQATVLGFDRETRRVYTEKGFVDYDYLVLAPGIEYDYARIGVEDTESQNLLFHRYPGGFVSSSELLTIKRKIHRFNGGTFLLNVPNGDFRCTAAPYERACMIAALFKRQRVRAKILLLDMNAEIRIKKHGFARAFAELYGDYIEYLSSSEISNVDIERRRVETEFDEYDFDDAIIYPPVRASRLIEDNGIASPISSQKAANTDPFRYHLLDDERVYVTGDSRSQPFSKGGHTAHSEAQYVAEVIAAHALDKEVRWRSPQTMCFSAVDIEPLRAMSIITYYKFSDQTGEFAFDRTHLIERWDTQGGQASLAWAEGMYRDMFYS, encoded by the coding sequence ATGAAAATAAACACTAATCTCGAGCGGCGTAGATTTCTGCAAGCCTCCGGCGTCGCGCTCGCGGCAACCACGGTTAGCACCAACGTCGCGACGGGTGCGGATAAGAACGAAATACAGCAGGCGCCCGCGCTCAACAGCCTGTTGCGCAAGGCCACTTTGCCACGGGCCCGGGGGCAACGCGTCGTGGTCGTTGGTGGTGGCTGGTCGGGACTGACGATGGCGAAGTACCTGCGCCGTTTCAATCCCGGCTTTGACGTGCTGTTGATCGACCGCCAGTCGGCATTCGTATCCTTTCCAATTAGCAATTCATGGCTCGCCGACCAGGTCGATCTCGATTTTCTGAGTCACAGTTTTTTCGATGCCGCGAATAACCACGATTACCACTTCATGCAGGCAACCGTACTCGGTTTCGACCGCGAGACCCGCCGCGTCTACACCGAAAAAGGCTTCGTCGACTACGACTATCTCGTGCTCGCACCCGGTATCGAATACGACTACGCGCGTATTGGGGTCGAGGATACCGAGTCGCAAAACCTGCTGTTTCACCGCTATCCCGGCGGTTTTGTCTCAAGCTCGGAACTGTTGACAATCAAGCGCAAGATTCACCGCTTCAACGGCGGCACATTTCTGCTCAACGTACCCAATGGTGACTTTCGCTGTACTGCCGCACCCTACGAGCGCGCCTGCATGATAGCAGCGTTGTTCAAGCGCCAGCGCGTTCGCGCAAAAATTCTGCTGCTCGACATGAATGCCGAAATCCGCATCAAGAAACACGGTTTTGCGCGCGCCTTCGCCGAACTCTACGGCGATTACATCGAGTATCTGTCGAGTTCCGAGATCAGCAACGTCGACATTGAAAGGCGCCGCGTCGAAACCGAGTTCGACGAGTACGATTTCGATGACGCGATTATTTACCCGCCGGTGCGCGCGTCGCGCCTGATCGAGGATAACGGCATCGCCAGCCCGATCAGCTCGCAAAAGGCGGCCAATACCGACCCGTTTCGTTATCACCTGCTCGACGACGAACGCGTTTACGTGACCGGCGATTCGCGTTCACAACCTTTTTCAAAGGGTGGGCATACCGCGCACTCGGAAGCACAGTATGTCGCCGAGGTGATCGCCGCACACGCCCTCGACAAGGAGGTGCGCTGGCGCAGTCCACAAACCATGTGTTTTTCCGCGGTCGACATAGAACCACTGCGCGCGATGAGCATCATTACCTACTACAAGTTCAGCGACCAAACCGGCGAGTTCGCGTTCGACCGTACGCATTTGATCGAGCGCTGGGATACGCAGGGTGGGCAGGCCAGCCTGGCCTGGGCCGAGGGCATGTACCGCGACATGTTTTACAGTTAA
- a CDS encoding c-type cytochrome, protein MFSSKLVATEPIRVVLEFIPDHDNGRRSFEICARCHLPEAWGNDDGTYPQIAGQHVNVLMKQLLDIRSGRRDNPSMQPFVQERTIGGYQNLSDVVAYISTLPMNPAHNRGPWPGDSDEYESGKKLYLQYCSSCHGQSGEGNNELSYPRLQGQHYTYMKRQARLARDRLRRVGPVMANLFTTLSEQDFDQVLNYVSHLPVPASDLAPDTAWRNPDFK, encoded by the coding sequence GTGTTTTCATCGAAACTGGTTGCTACCGAACCGATTCGCGTGGTGCTCGAATTCATACCCGACCACGACAATGGTCGTCGCAGTTTCGAAATCTGCGCGCGCTGCCACCTGCCCGAGGCCTGGGGTAACGACGACGGCACCTATCCACAAATCGCCGGTCAGCACGTCAACGTACTTATGAAACAATTGCTCGATATACGCAGCGGGCGCCGCGACAACCCGTCAATGCAGCCGTTCGTGCAGGAGCGCACCATCGGCGGTTACCAGAACCTGAGCGACGTGGTTGCCTATATTTCGACGCTGCCGATGAACCCGGCGCACAACCGCGGACCCTGGCCCGGGGACAGCGACGAATACGAATCCGGTAAAAAGCTCTACCTGCAATACTGCAGTAGCTGCCACGGGCAGTCCGGCGAGGGTAACAACGAGCTGTCCTATCCGCGCCTGCAGGGACAGCACTATACCTACATGAAACGCCAGGCCCGCCTGGCGCGCGACCGCCTGCGCCGGGTCGGGCCGGTGATGGCCAACCTGTTCACGACGCTGTCGGAACAGGATTTCGACCAGGTGTTGAATTACGTATCGCATCTGCCGGTGCCGGCATCCGATCTCGCGCCCGATACGGCCTGGCGTAATCCCGATTTCAAATGA
- a CDS encoding FAD-dependent oxidoreductase: MAQFPDKSNVVIIGLGGIVGASVMHHLVERGWEDIVGIDKTSVPTDCGSTSHASDFCYATDHSKFTCYTTHYSIEFFDQMGHYDRVGGLEVARVGDDDRMMELKRKVASGKAFGTNVKMISAAEAKQLFPLLEEDMIQGAMWDPDAGLVKPRSQTVAGILVDNAVKTGKAQSFANTNATGLDIKAGRIVGVETSRGYIAANHVIVCTGLWGRTIAEMAGEDLPVMPVDHPLSFFAPYTEFEGTGKDIGYPLLRDQGNSAYMRDTGDPTTPEGGQIEWGYYEEKEPRLVHPRDLPEKGETHWSPSQRDLELEQIMEPLERAMELTPILGEIGYNEKHSFNGLLQVTSDGGPSIGESSQTRGLWYAIAVWVKDAPGIAKVLVDWMTDGVAEMDYFGIDTARHYPIQKTPSYIYDRCFESAFKIYNPAVHNREPYTKGRNLRRSPFWAREQELGGYFMELSGWERAHGYASNEHLLEKYGDKVPVREHEWDNRHFWRVSNAEQLAMSENVGMINLSHFAVYDVIGPDAETLMEYACVARVGGDTAIGKGVYTHFLDKRGGVRADLTVIRHAKDRFRVIDGADAGHRDYIWLKRMAEDNNWNVYIDDRSDHMACLGVWGPNARKAIQAIADDPAAWKDENFAFAATRQLTLKGIPVEAFRISYVGEQGWELHVAFSYGMSLWDLVYAQGATPVGIETYANSRRMEKSLRLQNADLLTEYNLYEAGLARAVVKQADFHGKAPYLEQRELKTQAAYLCTLVMPDNVDSNGIARYPVGQLPLMDPETGEVPIDSKGRRSYITSIAYGPNLGKNIGLGYLPHEYCQEGRELVTEYLGEQFPMRIEAVGYKPLYDPENTLPRS; this comes from the coding sequence ATGGCACAATTTCCAGATAAATCCAACGTCGTCATTATCGGCCTCGGCGGTATTGTCGGCGCCTCGGTGATGCATCACCTCGTCGAACGCGGCTGGGAAGACATTGTCGGTATCGACAAGACGTCGGTTCCGACCGATTGCGGCTCAACCTCGCATGCGTCCGATTTCTGCTATGCCACCGATCACAGCAAGTTCACCTGCTATACCACGCATTACAGCATCGAATTCTTCGACCAGATGGGCCATTACGACCGTGTCGGCGGTCTCGAGGTAGCACGTGTGGGCGACGACGACCGCATGATGGAACTCAAGCGCAAGGTCGCTTCCGGCAAGGCCTTCGGCACCAACGTGAAAATGATCAGCGCGGCGGAAGCCAAGCAACTGTTTCCGCTGCTCGAAGAGGACATGATCCAGGGTGCGATGTGGGACCCCGACGCCGGCCTGGTGAAACCCCGCTCGCAGACGGTTGCCGGTATCCTGGTCGATAACGCGGTCAAAACCGGCAAAGCGCAATCCTTTGCCAACACCAACGCGACTGGGCTCGATATAAAGGCAGGCCGCATCGTCGGCGTCGAAACCAGCCGCGGCTATATTGCCGCCAACCACGTCATTGTGTGTACCGGACTATGGGGTCGTACTATCGCCGAAATGGCTGGTGAAGATCTGCCCGTCATGCCGGTCGATCACCCGCTCTCCTTCTTCGCCCCTTACACCGAATTTGAAGGTACCGGCAAGGACATCGGTTACCCGCTGCTGCGCGACCAGGGCAACTCGGCCTATATGCGCGACACCGGCGACCCGACAACACCGGAAGGCGGCCAGATCGAGTGGGGTTACTACGAGGAAAAGGAGCCCCGCCTGGTGCATCCGCGTGACCTTCCCGAAAAAGGCGAGACCCACTGGTCGCCGTCGCAGCGTGATCTCGAACTCGAGCAGATCATGGAGCCACTGGAGCGCGCGATGGAATTGACCCCGATCCTCGGCGAAATCGGCTACAACGAGAAACACTCGTTCAACGGCCTGCTGCAGGTGACTTCCGACGGCGGACCGTCGATTGGCGAATCATCGCAAACCCGTGGGCTCTGGTACGCGATCGCGGTCTGGGTCAAGGATGCCCCCGGTATCGCCAAGGTGCTGGTTGACTGGATGACCGACGGCGTCGCCGAGATGGATTACTTCGGTATCGACACTGCGCGTCACTATCCGATTCAGAAAACACCGTCTTATATTTACGATCGCTGTTTTGAATCCGCGTTCAAAATTTACAACCCGGCCGTGCACAACCGTGAACCCTACACCAAGGGCCGCAACCTGCGCCGCAGCCCCTTCTGGGCGCGCGAGCAGGAACTGGGGGGCTACTTCATGGAACTGTCCGGCTGGGAGCGCGCACACGGTTATGCTTCCAACGAACACCTGCTCGAGAAATACGGCGACAAGGTGCCCGTACGCGAGCATGAATGGGACAATCGCCACTTCTGGCGCGTATCCAATGCCGAGCAACTGGCGATGTCGGAAAACGTCGGCATGATCAACCTGTCGCATTTCGCCGTGTACGATGTCATTGGCCCTGACGCCGAGACTCTGATGGAGTATGCCTGTGTCGCCAGGGTCGGCGGCGATACCGCCATCGGCAAGGGGGTTTACACACATTTCCTCGACAAGCGCGGCGGCGTGCGGGCCGACCTCACGGTGATTCGCCATGCCAAAGACCGTTTTCGGGTGATCGATGGCGCCGATGCCGGCCACCGCGATTACATCTGGCTCAAACGCATGGCCGAAGATAACAACTGGAATGTCTATATCGACGATCGCTCGGATCACATGGCCTGCCTCGGCGTGTGGGGACCGAACGCGCGCAAGGCCATCCAGGCGATCGCGGACGATCCAGCCGCCTGGAAAGATGAAAACTTTGCGTTCGCCGCAACCCGGCAACTCACCCTCAAAGGCATCCCGGTCGAGGCTTTCCGCATCTCCTACGTCGGTGAACAGGGCTGGGAACTGCACGTGGCGTTCAGTTACGGCATGTCGCTCTGGGACCTGGTCTATGCACAGGGCGCGACACCGGTCGGGATTGAAACCTATGCCAACAGCCGGCGCATGGAAAAGAGCCTGCGGCTGCAGAACGCCGACCTGCTGACCGAGTATAACCTGTACGAAGCGGGCCTCGCGCGCGCCGTGGTCAAGCAGGCAGATTTCCACGGCAAGGCGCCCTACCTCGAGCAGCGCGAGCTTAAAACCCAGGCCGCCTACCTGTGCACGTTGGTCATGCCCGACAACGTGGATTCGAACGGTATCGCTCGCTATCCCGTGGGTCAGCTGCCGCTGATGGACCCCGAGACAGGCGAAGTGCCGATCGATTCAAAGGGTCGTCGCTCTTACATCACTAGCATCGCCTACGGTCCAAACCTTGGCAAGAATATCGGGCTCGGCTACCTGCCCCACGAGTATTGCCAGGAAGGCCGTGAGCTGGTTACGGAATACCTCGGTGAACAGTTTCCGATGAGGATCGAGGCGGTCGGCTACAAGCCGCTCTACGACCCGGAAAACACGCTACCACGATCCTGA
- a CDS encoding CBS domain-containing protein, with protein MKLAELIRGKGHEIVKIGSDKSIAEAALALTENKIGALLVEDQAGEIAGILSERDIVGGMAPHGADLHDVAVSELMTRDVIRCSPSDTVNEAMAMMTDRRIRHLPVFDGDELVGFISIGDLVKCRIMEVQSEAEALRQYIAT; from the coding sequence ATGAAACTAGCTGAATTGATACGTGGCAAAGGCCATGAAATCGTTAAAATCGGGTCAGATAAAAGTATTGCCGAAGCCGCGCTCGCACTCACCGAAAACAAAATTGGAGCGCTACTGGTCGAGGATCAGGCTGGTGAAATCGCCGGCATCCTATCGGAACGAGACATCGTCGGCGGCATGGCACCGCATGGTGCCGACCTGCACGACGTGGCGGTGTCAGAACTGATGACCCGGGACGTCATCCGTTGCTCTCCTAGTGACACGGTTAACGAGGCCATGGCGATGATGACCGATCGGCGCATCCGGCATCTGCCCGTATTCGATGGCGATGAACTGGTTGGATTTATCAGTATCGGCGATCTCGTCAAGTGCAGGATCATGGAAGTGCAGTCCGAAGCCGAGGCGCTGCGCCAGTACATCGCAACCTGA
- a CDS encoding aminotransferase class I/II-fold pyridoxal phosphate-dependent enzyme: MEIETKAVHSGYSPDPTTNAVAVPIYQTTAYAFDNTQHGADLFNLAVLGNIYTRIMNPTNDVLEQRIADMEGGVAGLALASGQAATTYAIQTIAEAGDNFISMSTLYGGTYNLFAHTFPQMGIGVRFADPEKLDDMVALIDDKTKAVYCESLGNPAGNIVDIARVCEIAHAHGVPVIVDNTVPSPYLCRPIEHGADIVVHSLTKYIGGHGTIIGGIIVDSNNFDWVANKDRFRRLNEPDVSYHGVVYTETGLPPYILRARVVPLRNMGASLAPMNAFLALQGLETLPLRMDRICENTLTVAKHLEGKSGVEWVRYAGLESSPHKALTDKYLGGKASGILSFGINGGIEAGTRFIDALQLITRLVNIGDAKSLACHPASTTHRQLADDELAASGVTPDLVRLSIGIENVKDIIADIDQALDAAK; encoded by the coding sequence ATGGAAATCGAAACCAAAGCAGTGCATTCGGGCTATAGCCCGGATCCCACAACCAACGCCGTTGCTGTTCCGATTTACCAGACCACGGCCTATGCATTCGATAACACCCAGCATGGCGCCGATCTGTTCAATCTCGCGGTTCTCGGCAATATTTACACCCGTATCATGAATCCGACCAACGATGTACTGGAACAGCGCATCGCCGATATGGAAGGTGGCGTTGCCGGCCTGGCACTGGCATCGGGCCAGGCAGCGACGACATACGCGATTCAAACCATCGCCGAGGCCGGTGACAACTTCATCAGCATGTCCACGCTTTATGGTGGCACTTATAACCTGTTTGCCCACACCTTTCCACAAATGGGCATCGGGGTGCGCTTCGCTGATCCCGAGAAGCTCGATGACATGGTGGCTCTCATCGATGACAAGACCAAGGCGGTGTATTGCGAATCACTGGGTAATCCTGCCGGCAACATTGTCGACATCGCCAGGGTTTGTGAAATTGCCCATGCACACGGGGTTCCGGTCATTGTCGACAATACCGTACCGTCACCCTATCTTTGTCGACCGATCGAACATGGCGCAGATATCGTGGTGCATTCACTGACCAAGTATATCGGCGGGCATGGCACCATCATCGGTGGCATCATCGTTGATTCCAATAATTTCGACTGGGTAGCGAACAAGGACCGATTCAGGCGTTTAAACGAGCCGGATGTTTCTTATCACGGAGTTGTTTATACCGAGACAGGACTACCGCCTTATATCTTACGCGCACGGGTGGTGCCACTGCGCAACATGGGTGCGTCGCTGGCGCCGATGAATGCCTTCCTCGCGCTGCAGGGACTGGAAACGCTACCGCTACGCATGGATCGAATTTGTGAGAATACACTCACTGTGGCAAAGCACCTCGAGGGTAAATCCGGGGTCGAATGGGTGCGCTATGCTGGCCTGGAAAGCAGTCCGCATAAAGCACTCACCGACAAGTACTTGGGTGGCAAGGCCTCCGGAATACTGTCGTTTGGTATCAACGGTGGTATCGAAGCGGGGACCAGGTTCATCGATGCGCTGCAATTAATAACTCGGCTGGTCAACATCGGTGATGCCAAGTCGCTGGCCTGTCACCCGGCATCGACCACGCATCGACAGCTGGCAGACGACGAACTGGCGGCTTCGGGCGTAACGCCAGACCTCGTGCGCCTTTCGATCGGCATCGAGAACGTCAAGGATATTATTGCGGACATCGACCAGGCGCTAGACGCTGCGAAGTAA
- a CDS encoding DMT family transporter, translating into MLPGIDAIAKWLSGSVSSGQVTWSRFFFQIILMSPLLLRTRGPWLTSALVLHAVRGSLIALATLFFFSGLAYLPLADAISIFFIEPLLVTLLSALFFKEAIHWRRITAISFGFVGALIIIRPTFSEVGYAVLYPVAAAFCFSFYIVLTRKLVRHEDPIRLQFFAGIFGCLIMTVALAYGTSQQVTILTAAWPTAHQWALLGALGLIATVCHLLVVYAYRQASIGILAPFQYVEIIGATVLGLLIFNEFPDAVTWAGVAIIVGSGMYVFHREAKLAANA; encoded by the coding sequence ATGCTGCCCGGTATCGATGCGATTGCAAAATGGCTATCCGGATCGGTTTCCTCGGGACAGGTTACCTGGAGCCGCTTTTTCTTCCAGATCATACTGATGTCTCCCCTGCTGCTGAGAACGCGCGGACCGTGGTTAACGTCGGCCCTGGTACTGCATGCCGTGCGCGGTTCGCTGATCGCGCTGGCGACGCTGTTTTTTTTCTCCGGGCTTGCGTATCTGCCCCTGGCCGATGCGATCTCGATCTTCTTTATCGAACCACTACTGGTCACCTTGCTGTCAGCCCTGTTTTTCAAGGAAGCAATCCACTGGCGTCGCATAACAGCCATCAGTTTCGGATTTGTCGGTGCGTTGATCATTATTCGTCCCACCTTTAGCGAAGTCGGATACGCGGTGCTGTACCCGGTTGCGGCGGCGTTTTGTTTTTCATTTTATATCGTGCTGACGCGCAAACTGGTCAGGCATGAGGACCCGATTCGGTTGCAGTTCTTCGCCGGTATATTCGGCTGCCTGATCATGACTGTCGCGCTAGCGTACGGCACCAGCCAACAGGTTACGATACTGACCGCCGCCTGGCCGACAGCCCATCAATGGGCACTACTCGGCGCGCTCGGGCTCATTGCAACAGTCTGCCACCTGCTCGTTGTCTACGCCTATCGGCAGGCCTCGATCGGCATACTGGCGCCGTTTCAGTATGTTGAAATCATCGGTGCGACGGTGCTTGGTTTGCTCATTTTCAACGAATTTCCCGATGCCGTAACCTGGGCAGGGGTGGCGATCATAGTAGGATCGGGAATGTACGTATTTCATCGCGAAGCGAAACTGGCCGCCAACGCTTAA